TTAATAGGGATTTGAAATGATGCACAAACTATAGCCGCTCTATGTTACGCGGCAAGTTTTACGTTTTTTGCGCTTGGGCCTTTTTCACCATCAACAACATCAAATTCGACAGTTGCTCCTTCTTGAAGTTCGTCAAATGTGACACCGCTCAAATCTGTAGAGTGAAAGAAAAGATCTTTTGATTCTCCTTCACGAGAAATAAATCCATAGCCTTTATCTGTTTTTGTTTTAATTGTTCCAGTCATAATTTTTAGGTAGTTTATCTATTAATCTACTTTGTCCTCCTTTCCTACATGGCATTATACAGTTTTAGGCAAAAGATTGATCAAGGAGTGAACATCTTGAGTATTTGGACACTAAAGCTCGAGGAAAAAGATGGGGGCGAGGGGTTTTTAATTGTTGAATTCATATATTGTCGTCGCTCACCAGGTGAAAATGTAAATGGGGAGTGTCTTGGTATTTGCCCAGATTATTCATTAATCTTAGGCCGTCTTTTTCGATATTCAAAGTAGTTGCAATTTTCTTTATCACTTCTACTATTTCCAAGATTAGATCTTTGTGTTCTTCTTTCAAGCTCAAGATGTCATGAATATGTTCTTTAGGGACAAGAATAATGTGGATCTTGTATTTTGGCCTTGTGTGATAAAAAGCCAGAACCTTTTCCGACTCATAAACTTTTTTAACTGGTGTCTTTCCAGAAATTGCTTCCTCGCAATAAAAATCAAAGTTTCCAACCTTAGCCATTATTCAGGATGTAGGGTTCGCTTCCTATGGTACTGATATTGTCACCCTCCGCGGGTAGGATACCATTTACCAGGGGTACTTTGCTTCGCAAAGTTGCCCGAACCTAAGTAGGTTCAATCCAAAACCGAAACAGAAAATTTGCTACCAATGTGGCAATAAATTTTCTGCTCGAGAACTGGATCTCTTACAGAGAAATTGTCTGGATCTCCCAGCTGGAATATCCAGAATTTACCAAGAAACACACTGATCAACTTCTTGCTTCACTCACAGTTTTATATGCCTTGATATAGTTTTCTACCATTTCCTCAATAGTAAACCTCTTTTTTACCTCTTCCCGACATGCTTTTCGCATAGCAAGAGACTTATTTTCAGACATCGAATAAATTCTTTCAACCGCTTCGATCAGTCCCTCGACGCCTGTTTTCTTAATAATCCAGTCTCCCCGAATGTCCTCATCTGAAGAGTTAACGATAAAACCGGTCACGCCATCTTTGATTATTTCAGGAATAGAGCCTTTTGCATATGCAACAACCGGTGTCCCGCAACTCATGGCTTCAATAAGAACAAGCCCAAATGATTCTTCGTACCCAACAGGAAAGAGAAATAATTTACTGGTTTGAAAATGCTCTACCAGTTGAAGTCTCTGCAAACCCATTTCAAGAGAAATTGGCACAGGACGATTAGCAACATTGATTTTATTAAGAACTGTTTTTTGTAACCACACCTGGTGTTCTTTTCTTTGAATTCCAAATAACTTTGCTTCATGTTTTACTCTATCTGCCACTTCAACAACAATATCTATACCTTTTTCAGGAATTGCCCTGCCAGCCCACATAATACTTTCTCCACCTGTTGAGTTAAATTGAAAAACTTTCGTGTCTATTCCGTGATAAATCGCTGTAAGATAGTTGAGACTTGGTAGGAGTTTCCGTTGCGCGTTGCTGGCAGAAATAAAGAATACATTTGGGCTTTGCTTATAGAGAGAAAAATATTTCCTTATATATTCAGCATCAAGGATATGGTGAATGGTAATCAGCATTGGCTTCTTGACGAATGGATAAAACGGTAAAGCAAGATCTCCATCTCCAATATTTATGTGGTACAGATCAAACTGATCCTGCATGGAAAAAGCTTTTGAAAGAAGAGTTAACTCATATAACACATTCTTTCCGCTCGCAAGAAGATCCTCATTTGCAGATGAAGGATTCTTGTCAATACTGATAGTTTTTACCGGTAACTCTGAGTTTCCCGAAGCAAAGGCAGTTATGGTAATGTTTTCTGATTGTGCATGCTTAACCAGCTGCGTTATCAAGCTATAATCAAAGATCGCAGTTCCATTGGCTGTTTCTTTCCTAATATTGAAATAATTTGAGCACACTATGGCAATCTTCATACTGGGATTATTCTAAACTGACCATTGTTTTTAAGAATTCTGCTGACCATCGGTAAATATTATGGTTTCTCACTGAACTTCGTAATTTCTTCATTCGCTTTGTCTGTTCAGATGAAGTCATTTTGAGCGCAGTATGGATTGTCTCAGACGTTTGCTCTCCGCTATATGGATTCACAATCAAAGCATCTTTAAATTCTTTTGAAGCGCCGGTGAACTGGCTTAAAATAAGAACACCTTTCTCGTCATTTCTGGCAGCGACAAATTCCTTAGCAACCAGGTTCATTCCATCATGAAGGGATGTTACCAGACACAAATCAGCGATCTTATAATACTGATTTAATTCTTCGTGAGTATGGAGTTTTTTGATAAGTACAATCGGCTTCCAGTTTTTAATTCTAAATTGTGAATTGACTCGGTCTACTTCTTTTTCTACTGCTTGAGCAAATTCCTGATATTTTTTTATTTTACTCTTTGAAGGCGGGGCAATCTGGATAAAGGTAAGTTCTTCTCGAAACGACGGATATTTTATAAAGAACAGTTCGATT
This DNA window, taken from Candidatus Curtissbacteria bacterium, encodes the following:
- a CDS encoding cold shock domain-containing protein: MTGTIKTKTDKGYGFISREGESKDLFFHSTDLSGVTFDELQEGATVEFDVVDGEKGPSAKNVKLAA
- a CDS encoding HIT domain-containing protein gives rise to the protein MAKVGNFDFYCEEAISGKTPVKKVYESEKVLAFYHTRPKYKIHIILVPKEHIHDILSLKEEHKDLILEIVEVIKKIATTLNIEKDGLRLMNNLGKYQDTPHLHFHLVSDDNI
- a CDS encoding glycosyltransferase; the encoded protein is MKIAIVCSNYFNIRKETANGTAIFDYSLITQLVKHAQSENITITAFASGNSELPVKTISIDKNPSSANEDLLASGKNVLYELTLLSKAFSMQDQFDLYHINIGDGDLALPFYPFVKKPMLITIHHILDAEYIRKYFSLYKQSPNVFFISASNAQRKLLPSLNYLTAIYHGIDTKVFQFNSTGGESIMWAGRAIPEKGIDIVVEVADRVKHEAKLFGIQRKEHQVWLQKTVLNKINVANRPVPISLEMGLQRLQLVEHFQTSKLFLFPVGYEESFGLVLIEAMSCGTPVVAYAKGSIPEIIKDGVTGFIVNSSDEDIRGDWIIKKTGVEGLIEAVERIYSMSENKSLAMRKACREEVKKRFTIEEMVENYIKAYKTVSEARS